The DNA region GGACCCGCCGACCGAGCCCGCGGTGTGCACGCGCAGCAGCGGTTTGCCGACGGCGCCGAGCGCGTCGGCGAGGAACAGCTCGGGCATCATGACGCCCTCGAACATGTCCGGCGCCTTGCCGATCACGATGGCGTCGATGTCGGCCATCGTGGTGCCGGCGTCGAGCAGCGCGGCGTCGACGGCCTCGCGGATCATTCCGGCCATCGAGACGTCGGTGCGCTTGGCGCGGTGACGGGTCTGGCCCGTTCCGAGTACGGCGGTGGGCTTAGCCATCACTTGGCCTCCATCACGGCGATCAGGTTCTGCTGCAGGGCGTGCCCGCCGGTGGCGTGCGCGAGGACGCGTTCCGCGTCGCCGTTCCACACGGCGCGGGCTGCCTCGCCGATCCGGGCGAGACCCGCGGAGAACATCGGGTTCCCCACGAGTGCACCGCCGGACGGATTGATCCGTACGTCGTCGCCGAGCCCGATCGCGCTGCGCAGGATCAGTTCCTGGTGCGTGAACGGTGCGTGCAGCTCGGCGAGCTGCACTCCGTCCGCCCCGGCGGCGCGCGCCGCGGCGGTGGTCGACGGCGACCGGGTGAGATCTCGTGAGCCCAGTGCGGGCGAGTCGATCCGGTGCTCGAGGCCCGTGATGAACGCGGGGTTCTCCCGGATCTCGCGCGCCCGGTCCGCCGAGGCCAGGATCGCGACCGCGGCACCGTCGGTGACGGGCGCGATGTCGTGCCGGCGCAGCGGATCCGCCCACAGCGGTTCCTCCAGCAGGGTCTCCGCGTCGACGGTGCGCGACACCTGCGCCGCCGGATTCGCGGTCGCATCGGAGAGGTTGCGCGCGGCGACCGCGGCCATATCGGCTTCGGTCCACGCGCCGGAGTCGATGCCCGCGCGGGCCTGAAGGGCGGCGACGGACACCGAGTCGGGCCACAGCGGCGCGACGGTGTACGGGTCGAGCTGCATGGTCAGCGTCCGTCGCAGCACGCCGGCCGAGGACTTGCCGAAGCCGTAGACGAGGGCGGTGTCGATCTCGCCGGTGCGGATCTTCACCCACGCCTCGTACAGCGCCCACGCGGCGTCCATCTCCACGTGCGACTCGTTGATCGGCGGCACGGCGCCGATGGAGTCGATCGCCGCGATGAACGAGAAAGCCCGTCCCGCCAGGTAGTCCGACGAGCCGGAGCACCAGAAACCGATGTCGGACTTGGTGAGACCGGTCTGGGCGAAGACGTCGGCGAACAGCGGGATCAGCATCTCCACGCCGTTGGTGGTGGTCTGGGCGGCGCGCAGCCACGGGGTGGCGGCGTAGCCGACGACGGCGACGGAGCCGTCCGGATCGGTGCAGGTGCGTGTGCTCACAGGTGCTTCTCGTAACTGGAGTAGGGGGCGTCCGGCTCACCGGTCGGTTCGAAATGCGAGATGTTGCCGGGACTCTCGGTCCACTCCTCGCGCGGCTTCCACACGGCCCGCACCCGCATGCCCATCCGCACCTCGGACGGATCGCAGCCGAGGACGAGGTGGAGGAACGGGATGTCGGCGCCGTCGATCAGCACGTAGGCGGCGACGTACGGGGGCTTGATCCGCTGGCCCTGGAAGGGCACGTTGACCACGCAGAAGGTGGTGACCACGCCGGTGTCCGGCAGGTCGACCTCCTCGGTCGTGGGGATGCCGTCGATCGGGCAGGCGTTGCGCGGCGGCACGTAGACGTTGCCGCACGTCCCGCATCGCTGGCCCAGCAGCCGGCCCTCGGCGAGGGCCTGCAGGTACCGGGTCTCCGGCACGGAGGCCGAGTGCTCGAGCCGCAGCGCGACCGGGGTGACGAGGACCTCGATGGGCTCGCCCGACGGTGCGGCGACCTCGGGGACGCCGTCGCCCTCGCCGGGCACGAAGTGCGTGATGTCGCCGATCGCGCCGGTCGTCTCGGCGGCCCAGCGGGCGTGCACCCGCATGCCGGTCGAGATGTCCTCGGGGCCTGCGACGTCGACCGCGTGCAGGAGAGCGGTGTCGGCACCGTCGAGCCTGATGAGGGCGTACGCGAAGGGCCGGTCGAAGGGCTGTCCGTCGACGGGGTGCGCGTTCCAGCTCCAGCTGGTCACCGTGCCTGTGTCGGAGACCGGCACGATCTCCGTGAGGGCGGCCGTGGTGTCGGGATCGAACTCCAGCGGAGGCACGTGCACCCGCCCGGCAGCGTCCCGGGTGCCGACGATGCGGCGCTCGCGGAGGTTCGTCATGACGCGCCCAGGACCGGTCCGAGCGACCGGGTGTAGTCGAAGGACAGGTGCATCGGCGCCGAGAGGGTCTGCGTTTCGCGGTCACCTCACGAGTGAAACATGTTCTAACTTTTTGGCGCAAGGGTATCCCGGAAACGGCGGTCAGCCCTTACCGTGGAAAAAGTTCCCACCGCGTTACGCGCGGGTATTCCGCAACGATCCACGAGGTGTTCCATGGACGATCTGCACCGCGAGCCGCTGGCCGGAGACATCCTGCTCGGCTCCCTCGCCGCCTATCCCGACCGCGTCGCCGTTCACGTCACCGGTGCTGACGGTGACTCCGTGCTGAGCTACGCGCAGGTGCGCGATGAGGTCAGCCGCTACGCGCAGGCGTACGCCTCCGTCGGGCTCGGCGTGGGCAGCCCCGTCGCGATGCTGTCGGGCACCGGCACGAGGTGCTGATCGCCCAGTCGGCCAACCTGATCACCGGCGTCCGCTTCGCGGCGCTGCACCCGATGGGCTCGCTCGACGACCACGTCTACGTGATGGAGGACGCGGGATCGAGACCCTGATCTACGACCCGCGGCGTCGACAGCGGGGCGAGCCACGGTCCGATCCCCGCGTCCCACCGAGACTGGCGTCGAGGACCATCGGGCGCCCGCGAAGCGGACGCCGGTGATCAGGTTGGCCGACTGGGCGATCAGCACCTCGTGCCGGTTGCCCGACAGCATCGCGACGGGGCTGCCCACGCCGAGCCCGACGGAGGCGTACGCCTGCGCGTAGCGGCTGACCTCATCGCGCACCTGCGCGTAGCTCAGCACGGAGTCACCGTCAGCACCGGTGACGTGAACGGCGACGCGTCGGGATAGGCGGCGAGGGAGCCGAGCAGGATGTCTCCGGCCAGCGGCTCGCGGTGCAGATCGTCCATGGAACACCTCGTGGATCGTTGCGGAATACCCGCGCGTAACGCGGTGGGAACTTTTTCCACGGTAAGGGCTGACCGCCGTTTCCGGGATACCCTTGCGCCAAAAAGTTAGAACATGTTTCACTCGTGAGGTGACCGCAGAAACGCAGACCCTCTCGGCGCCGATGCACCTGTCCTTCGACTACACCCGGTCGCTCGGACCGGTCCTGGGCGCGTTCATGACGAACCTCCGCGAGCGCCGCATCGTCGGCACCCGGGACGCTGCCGGGCGGGTGCACGTGCCTCCGCTGGAGTTCGATCCCGACACCACGGCCGCCCTCACGGAGATCGTGCCGGTCTCCGACACAGGCACGGTGACCAGCTGGAGCTGGAACGCGCACCCCGTCGACGGACAGCCCTTCGACCGGCCCTTCGCGTACGCCCTCATCAGGCTCGACGGTGCCGACACCGCTCTCCTGCACGCGGTCGACGTCGCAGGCCCCGAGGACATCTCGACCGGCATGCGGGTGCACGCCCGCTGGGCCGCCGAGACGACCGGCGCGATCGGCGACATCACGCACTTCGTGCCCGGCGAGGGCGACGGCGTCCCCGAGGTCGCCGCACCGTCGGGCGAGCCCATCGAGGTCCTCGTCACCCCGGTCGCGCTGCGGCTCGAGCACTCGGCCTCCGTGCCGGAGACCCGGTACCTGCAGGCCCTCGCCGAGGGCCGGCTGCTGGGCCAGCGATGCGGGACGTGCGGCAACGTCTACGTGCCGCCGCGCAACGCCTGCCCGATCGACGGCATCCCCACGACCGAGGAGGTCGACCTGCCGGACACCGGCGTGGTCACCACCTTCTGCGTGGTCAACGTGCCCTTCCAGGGCCAGCGGATCAAGCCCCCGTACGTCGCCGCCTACGTGCTGATCGACGGCGCCGACATCCCGTTCCTCCACCTCGTCCTCGGCTGCGATCCGTCCGAGGTGCGGATGGGCATGCGGGTGCGGGCCGTGTGGAAGCCGCGCGAGGAGTGGACCGAGAGTCCCGGCAACATCTCGCATTTCGAACCGACCGGTGAGCCGGACGCCCCCTACTCCAGTTACGAGAAGCACCTGTGAGCACACGCACCTGCACCGATCCGGACGGCTCCGTCGCCGTCGTCGGCTACGCCGCCACCCCGTGGCTGCGCGCCGCCCAGACCACCACCAACGGCGTGGAGATGCTGATCCCGCTGTTCGCCGACGTCTTCGCCCAGACCGGTCTCACCAAGTCCGACATCGGTTTCTGGTGCTCCGGCTCGTCGGACTACCTGGCGGACGGGCTTTCTCGTTCATCGCGGCGATCGACTCCATCGGCGCCGTGCCGCCGATCAACGAGTCGCACGTGGAGATGGACGCCGCGTGGGCGCTGTACGAGGCGTGGGTGAAGATCCGCACCGGCGAGATCGACACCGCCCTCGTCTACGGCTTCGGCAAGTCCTCGGCCGGCGTGCTGCGACGGACGCTGACCATGCAGCTCGACCCGTACACCGTCGCGCCGCTGTGGCCCGACTCGGTGTCCGTCGCCGCCCTTCAGGCCCGCGCGGGCATCGACTCCGGCGCGTGGACCGAAGCCGATATGGCCGCGGTCGCCGCGCGCAACCTCTCCGATGCGACCGCGAATCCGGCGGCGCAGGTGTCGCGCACCGTCGACGCGGAGACCCTGCTGGAGGAACCGCTGTGGGCGGATCCGCTGCGCCGGCACGACATCGCGCCCGTCACCGACGGTGCCGCGGTCGCGATCCTGGCCTCGGCGGACCGGGCGCGCGAGATCCGGGAGAACCCCGCGTTCATCACGGGCCTCGAGCACCGGATCGACTCGCCCGCACTGGCTCACGAGATCTCACCCGGTCGCCGTCGACCACCGCCGCGGCGCGCGCCGCCGGGGCGGACGGAGTGCAGCTCGCCGAGCTGCACGCACCGTTCACGCACCAGGAACTGATCCTGCGCAGCGCGATCGGGCTCGGCGACGACGTACGGATCAATCCGTCCGGCGGTGCACTCGTGGGGAACCCGATGTTCTCCGCGGGTCTCGCCCGGATCGGCGAGGCAGCCCGCGCCGTGTGGAACGGCGACGCGGAACGCGTCCTCGCGCACGCCACCGGCGGGCACGCCCTGCAGCAGAACCTGATCGCCGTGATGGAGGCCAAGTGATGGCTAAGCCCACCGCCGTACTCGGAACGGGCCAGACCCGTCA from Tsukamurella tyrosinosolvens includes:
- a CDS encoding thiolase domain-containing protein, which codes for MSTRTCTDPDGSVAVVGYAATPWLRAAQTTTNGVEMLIPLFADVFAQTGLTKSDIGFWCSGSSDYLAGRAFSFIAAIDSIGAVPPINESHVEMDAAWALYEAWVKIRTGEIDTALVYGFGKSSAGVLRRTLTMQLDPYTVAPLWPDSVSVAALQARAGIDSGAWTEADMAAVAARNLSDATANPAAQVSRTVDAETLLEEPLWADPLRRHDIAPVTDGAAVAILASADRAREIRENPAFITGLEHRIDSPALGSRDLTRSPSTTAAARAAGADGVQLAELHAPFTHQELILRSAIGLGDDVRINPSGGALVGNPMFSAGLARIGEAARAVWNGDAERVLAHATGGHALQQNLIAVMEAK
- a CDS encoding AMP-binding protein; translated protein: MDDLHREPLAGDILLGSLAAYPDRVAVHVTGADGDSVLSYAQVRDEVSRYAQAYASVGLGVGSPVAMLSGTGTRC
- a CDS encoding Zn-ribbon domain-containing OB-fold protein, with amino-acid sequence MHLSFDYTRSLGPVLGAFMTNLRERRIVGTRDAAGRVHVPPLEFDPDTTAALTEIVPVSDTGTVTSWSWNAHPVDGQPFDRPFAYALIRLDGADTALLHAVDVAGPEDISTGMRVHARWAAETTGAIGDITHFVPGEGDGVPEVAAPSGEPIEVLVTPVALRLEHSASVPETRYLQALAEGRLLGQRCGTCGNVYVPPRNACPIDGIPTTEEVDLPDTGVVTTFCVVNVPFQGQRIKPPYVAAYVLIDGADIPFLHLVLGCDPSEVRMGMRVRAVWKPREEWTESPGNISHFEPTGEPDAPYSSYEKHL